The genome window ATGCAAATTAAGAACTTAACACCAGTGGTGGAATAATTAATCACATgatttactgaagtaaaagcactaaataaaatgttcGTTAAAAGTATGAATTATAACATTAATGTAGTATATAAATATAgtataaaattgaattgaatagttaaacaatttaaagaaaaaatataaaaataagttaatattttctgtgtgactgtttaGGTGGATATTGAAagtgatattaaaatattttgtattcagCTAAAACTGATTACTTTCATTACTAATgaatctgctgattattttctcctTCAAGTGACTGGGTTCATCTAAATTAGAAAATAGTGAGCTATACATTCAAAGATTCTCTAAATgagtaataaaatataagagGTTTTCAGAAATTATTTCAAGACCACATTTTATGATCAATACTACATGTTTAATCAATGTTGATTCAAGTTCTGAATGCGACACACACTTTGGGGGAATATGTGAGAggtgtttctttctcttgcaGCCATCTTGCATCTAAATATTTGGCTAAATATTAGTTGTCGACAAatatgagttgtttttttttaagccgTTGGCCATGGTGATTTTGGGTGgctaatatgtttttatttgtttgttcatttttgcatcacataaaatacaaaataaaagttacaaatTACAGCTAAACAGATATAGATGACCTACACTAAATGGTTCACTAGTCCTACTTTAAGGAACGGCCATGCTGTGCTCTAAATCCGCTAATGACAAGAAAAGAGGACATATCTAATGTCTGGATGATTTTATATAATTTGCGAGCATTAGGGAGCTGTGAAAGTGTGAGACCCCTTGGAAAGTCCAAAAGAGGTGGAGTGTTTGTTACTCTGAAAGTCTGCTTCTTTAACCACTGCAACCCTACAAACACAGTATTATCTAGTACGTCTTTCCCTCCTTGTGATTCATCTGCAAATGCTCTTATGGTAATCCCATACCACAGCAACTGCCTAGCAATTCACCACTTATACCTGATGATTGTGTAGATGAAAGTGAAGCTGATGATGCAGTATCTGTGACACTTGTGGCATCCTCATCTTCTGTGTCAGATGCATCACTGTCCACAGCTATATTCTCTGGGAAACACAGCAACCACATGGAAACAAATATTAAGACAGCACATGAACAAGATTAAGAAATCAATATTGCATAAAAGGGAATATAACATTTGTGGTCTCCTACTAAATTTCCTCAAACTTTCATGagaaatgaaacactcaaacCTAACAAGGGTGCCATGAATCTACTTCcagaaatacatacatacatatattagTTGTGCTTGTATATAAACAGTCTTACTAGACTAGGGTCTGTACATCTGCTGATGCATTATTTTCAATGTACTGCATTGCTACCCATCTGCTGGCTATGATAttgctttaatttgaattacTATTACTTTGgttttaaatacatacatttgcaCAGGCCTGTTTTACCTCGTGGATCAATGTTGATCTCATCAAGATTCTTTCCTTTGAATTCAGACAGCTGTCCTCGTTCCAGAGCCATAAGAACTTTACTTATTTTTGCCAGTTGTAATGTCCCTTCAGGCAGCCTGTAATATTGGCGATGCACTCTGATATCGTGGCCAAGGAAGTCCGCAAGGTCATCCATTTCGTTGTCCTTCAAGTTGAGGACCTTAGACATAGTGGCCATGTGCTTCCTCAACTTGGTGGAGGACAAGGCTTCTGGATGCTTTGCCCCACAGCTTTGAGCAATCTGCCGTATGACATCTGATCCTCTGAAGTGACTGAGTGTTTGTGGTCTCCCAAACATGAAAGGATTCTCATCCAACACATCACAGCTGCGGCGAGTCTTGACAAGTAATTCCATTGATGTCAGTATATCAGGTGTGAGGAGAATGGGGACCTTTCTTCCACGTTTGCCTCTTATCTCTATTCGCTGGAAGTGCTTACAAAGCTTCTTCTCAAGGTCAGATAAAGCAAGTTCTACATCTGGATGAGTCGAGGACGTGTCTCTCAATGTAAAAGAATTGAGAGACATTTTAGAtacctctccttctcttcttcgGTTGAAGAGTATCACGTCACAGAGTGTGATTTTTGCTAGTTCTACCCAGtgcttcctcctcagctcaTCTTTGAGTTTTGTTTGGCATTCTACCCGTTGTATGTCGAGATACTGGTGCATCTTCTTTACATCTTCAGCGAAGGGAAGAAGTTGTGGAGCATTCCATTTTGCCTCACTCAAATTCCTGAGGGCCTTGGATGATACACATTCACTCCATTTAGTGTCACAGATTTGCTTGAACACCCGCATATTGTGAATGTTATTCTCGTCACCAGAGATCATTGCTTCACATTCAAGAACATCTGCTACTTTCTTAAGGTTGTGGCCTAACTTCAGTGCCAAAGATGgagttttgtatgtgtttgtttcctcattCAAGCCAGCCACATTTTTCACAGCCTCAATCACATGAGGGAAATTAGCTGGtacaaaaaaatctgacatCATCTTCAACTTGCCATTTATCTGTCCTTGGATCAGCAGTCGCCCTGTCTCACGCATTTTCTGTCTGATATAATCATGTTTAGTGACATCATGGCCATGCTTACTGAAGAGATGCTCCCCTAATTTCAGTATACATTTCTCTTTGCGAACAGTATTCGTTATCTCATCATCATGCATACCTTGTACCAATTTCCAAAACTGTGCATTCACATTGTCTGGAACTGGCTCAGCATATTTACATAGAGCCTGAACTCTAGACGTTCCTGGCGGTAAACCTTTAACTTTCCTGCTGAGGTGACATCTCTGCATGTGCCTCCACATTGACCTCCTTTTAAGGTAAGCCTCACAATTTATACAGTGCAAGTAATCACTGGCTTTTACAGGTGCACAGGATTGTTGACGAGGTATCACCAttccttttccttctttaaGCACCTGATTATTATGGGCACGATTCCCTTTGTTTCGCAATAAACTCAACTGTATTTTTCGTTCTTTAGACCCTACTGGACAAGCAACTGCTCTTGCCACTTCTggtttatctttgtgttttgattcTAAATGGCGTGCCATTTTGCTGAAAGGCTTAGAGcaaaaaacacagtagaacttCTTGTTGTAGAGTCTGCCACCATGTTCCTTCTTCTTTAAAGTCATGACAGTCACATCAGAACTGTCAGGTGAAGAGGATTCTCTGGTGTCATCACAATCAGATGAAGAGGATTCTTTGGTGTCATTTGCAGTCGGGGATTTATAAGGTGTCCTGCACATTTTCTTCAGTGGCTGGACACCTACTTCCTGAAAATTGGCTGAAGTTGTTTCCTGTAACTTTCGCTTCTTACTTTTGTGCCGTTTGATGTTTTCTGCCAAACTGTCACTTTCTGCAGAActgtcagtttttgtttcttctgtagATCGAGGAACATATTCATCCCCGCTGCTCCCAGAACATGAGAGAGAGTGTTCTGATGTGTAACCAAGCATTTCTCTGGTaagctttaaaaagaaaaaaaaaaaatcaaaccatcATCAAGTATTTTGCCAAATCACATACATCGCATTTAAAGACCATAGATATTGGCAGATACACCAGTAATAGGAGCAGAAGGGGTGGTGGCAGTATAGTAGTAATTGTAACGGCTATCAGTAATAGTATGTGCAGCTGCAACAGTATGAGTTGCTGCTGTAATAGTGTTggaaatagtaataatagtagctTGCAATAACacatgctgtagtatcactATTGCCACAGTTGGGATTTGAACTACTAACCTTATGGTCATAGTTACTATGTATTATTTTCCATTGcaaaacatttgacaaacaaTGCTATGAAGAATGTAAGTACAATATGCAGGTAAAAGATGAATCTAATGCAATGGTGGAACAGAGTCAAAACAGTCTAGCAGTCATGTCTTGTTACAACTTCCTTTAAACTAGTTACATTAAGTAATAACTTTCCTTTGTTGTATCACATTCACCAAACATCCCTGCGTGGCTCTGTCTGGATATGCTGTCATTGCCAACTGATTAACAATACAGCTTTAATGGCACATTCATTAACTGAGTTGCCATGTCACATAGGTTGGTTTCAAACATCTGGAAAAACTTTCTATTCTCTAAGCTATGTTTAGACACTGTTACTAGTAAACTGTAGACCTTTAGttacctttttgttttcatactaatgttaaaaatatgaaaagctCTATTTTTTAGGATAAAATATGGTagtaaaaatgtgttgattAATTTTATGTAAACTGgacatatttttacatgtatgaATTACCTTTGCAGACCAAAGTGCAATATGCAGGTATGACTGTGAAACAGGTTAGTTATTGTCATAGTATTTCTCAACACCAGGACgatttttgtgaaatatttcctCCTACTTTCTATTCACCTTGGCATCTATGCAGGCAAACCTGTGACAACAGTCACCTGAGAGGTGCAATGGCATTTCTTACATTAGCATGTGAAGTTGTACAAATAAACTTACAATGACACTGTCAGTCCTTCTGAGCTCAGGTACATTTGGGTCTttctcaacatcagctggaGTGAGTTCCAGAATAATTGTGCTCTCACTGTTGCTGGACAATTGTTGTTCATcctgggggggaaaaaaaattaaaattagaaaatcTTTTActattaaactgtgaaaatatcACAGACTTGAAATCAAAATTATTATGTTGCTAACACACAGATCTCTATGTCAATATTTGTCTAGTGgtgatttgttgtgttgtcttgCAGCAGTAGCTCTAACAATATCACAGTTGTCCATTTTAAATAAGATGAATCACAATTTCACTTTGATCAGCATAATATAAACTCTAAACAAGGGAATGATTGTTTTTTGCTAAATTTGGAAGAGTAATTGACTAGTGAGCTATGTATCGTCACCTGCTTGACATGTACTCTTGACATGAAAGTATGCAttattaagataaaaaaaaaaaaaatgtgatttgggtttccaaacaaacaaaacagatcaaGACAAGTTTGAAACCGTTATCACAGTAAAACTCTTCAAGAAAAACTTGTTGCTTGCTCATGTGTTCTTGCAGGATGAGAACACCTTTCTCAACACTACACTGACTAAGACGTTCAGTCGGCATCTTGCTAACCAAACCTTAGCTTCTctgaagctgaaaaagaaatgtatcaGTGCTATTGCAAactcctctcctccagctcaAATTGCTGTGTTTTTGACCTTAGCGACCTCAGTGGAGATCTGGAAAAAGTTTCTGAAAGCCAAGACTGACACTGCAAATGTG of Anabas testudineus chromosome 8, fAnaTes1.2, whole genome shotgun sequence contains these proteins:
- the LOC113153187 gene encoding uncharacterized protein LOC113153187 isoform X2, with the translated sequence MLGYTSEHSLSCSGSSGDEYVPRSTEETKTDSSAESDSLAENIKRHKSKKRKLQETTSANFQEVGVQPLKKMCRTPYKSPTANDTKESSSSDCDDTRESSSPDSSDVTVMTLKKKEHGGRLYNKKFYCVFCSKPFSKMARHLESKHKDKPEVARAVACPVGSKERKIQLSLLRNKGNRAHNNQVLKEGKGMVIPRQQSCAPVKASDYLHCINCEAYLKRRSMWRHMQRCHLSRKVKGLPPGTSRVQALCKYAEPVPDNVNAQFWKLVQGMHDDEITNTVRKEKCILKLGEHLFSKHGHDVTKHDYIRQKMRETGRLLIQGQINGKLKMMSDFFVPANFPHVIEAVKNVAGLNEETNTYKTPSLALKLGHNLKKVADVLECEAMISGDENNIHNMRVFKQICDTKWSECVSSKALRNLSEAKWNAPQLLPFAEDVKKMHQYLDIQRVECQTKLKDELRRKHWVELAKITLCDVILFNRRREGEVSKMSLNSFTLRDTSSTHPDVELALSDLEKKLCKHFQRIEIRGKRGRKVPILLTPDILTSMELLVKTRRSCDVLDENPFMFGRPQTLSHFRGSDVIRQIAQSCGAKHPEALSSTKLRKHMATMSKVLNLKDNEMDDLADFLGHDIRVHRQYYRLPEGTLQLAKISKVLMALERGQLSEFKGKNLDEINIDPRENIAVDSDASDTEDEDATSVTDTASSASLSSTQSSDRSTTGSTSKQNKHLYPATGRSDEEMPPVCEVSGRSHTTKELSQNKRRKWTEDEIQAVEMTLMDYISSGKVPGKAECLKCIETSPVALKGRTWEGVKFYVKNRIDALKRESMKRR
- the LOC113153187 gene encoding uncharacterized protein LOC113153187 isoform X1 — protein: MAEEDGPSFVSTGSTEHTVADMTDGCDAEQKKESQSRHLRRLQNLKRHHNMCEQRYEEAHIKRLNDQREWTLLSLSKEDEQQLSSNSESTIILELTPADVEKDPNVPELRRTDSVILTREMLGYTSEHSLSCSGSSGDEYVPRSTEETKTDSSAESDSLAENIKRHKSKKRKLQETTSANFQEVGVQPLKKMCRTPYKSPTANDTKESSSSDCDDTRESSSPDSSDVTVMTLKKKEHGGRLYNKKFYCVFCSKPFSKMARHLESKHKDKPEVARAVACPVGSKERKIQLSLLRNKGNRAHNNQVLKEGKGMVIPRQQSCAPVKASDYLHCINCEAYLKRRSMWRHMQRCHLSRKVKGLPPGTSRVQALCKYAEPVPDNVNAQFWKLVQGMHDDEITNTVRKEKCILKLGEHLFSKHGHDVTKHDYIRQKMRETGRLLIQGQINGKLKMMSDFFVPANFPHVIEAVKNVAGLNEETNTYKTPSLALKLGHNLKKVADVLECEAMISGDENNIHNMRVFKQICDTKWSECVSSKALRNLSEAKWNAPQLLPFAEDVKKMHQYLDIQRVECQTKLKDELRRKHWVELAKITLCDVILFNRRREGEVSKMSLNSFTLRDTSSTHPDVELALSDLEKKLCKHFQRIEIRGKRGRKVPILLTPDILTSMELLVKTRRSCDVLDENPFMFGRPQTLSHFRGSDVIRQIAQSCGAKHPEALSSTKLRKHMATMSKVLNLKDNEMDDLADFLGHDIRVHRQYYRLPEGTLQLAKISKVLMALERGQLSEFKGKNLDEINIDPRENIAVDSDASDTEDEDATSVTDTASSASLSSTQSSDRSTTGSTSKQNKHLYPATGRSDEEMPPVCEVSGRSHTTKELSQNKRRKWTEDEIQAVEMTLMDYISSGKVPGKAECLKCIETSPVALKGRTWEGVKFYVKNRIDALKRESMKRR